One stretch of Halapricum desulfuricans DNA includes these proteins:
- a CDS encoding thiamine-phosphate synthase family protein encodes MRFIEEVVVEEFLPTFRSLLAEALRERGLTQSEVADLLGISQSAVSKYVHGEVARNERLLEDDRLSELVEQLADGLAAGEMTSVQALVEAEVFVRRLERGDLLAKLHEESFPPLADYEDEFDIHDPDSQLRQTERVRSSLRRGLRVLENTSGFAGLIPAVGSNLVECLPDAEGIDDVAAVPGRILDLKGRAHVPGEPEFGVSEHVAGVLLAARTAGNDARAALNVRYDPETIERLEAQGLTTAQFDVESETGAAIRDALAETPDADVLYQTGGFGVEPVVYVLGPDAPTVAGVVRDLV; translated from the coding sequence GTGCGGTTCATCGAAGAAGTCGTCGTCGAGGAGTTCCTCCCGACGTTCCGATCGCTGCTGGCGGAGGCGCTGCGCGAGCGCGGGCTGACCCAGAGCGAGGTCGCCGACCTGCTGGGGATCAGCCAGAGCGCCGTCTCGAAGTACGTCCACGGCGAGGTTGCGCGCAACGAGCGACTGCTCGAGGACGACCGGCTGTCGGAACTCGTCGAGCAGCTGGCCGACGGGCTGGCCGCCGGCGAGATGACGTCCGTCCAGGCGCTGGTCGAGGCAGAAGTGTTCGTCCGGCGACTCGAGCGCGGGGACCTGCTGGCGAAACTGCACGAGGAGTCGTTCCCGCCGCTGGCCGACTACGAGGACGAGTTCGACATCCACGACCCCGACAGCCAGCTCCGGCAGACCGAACGCGTACGCTCGTCGCTGCGGCGCGGCCTGCGCGTCCTCGAGAACACGAGCGGGTTCGCGGGGTTGATCCCGGCAGTGGGATCGAATCTCGTGGAGTGTCTGCCGGACGCCGAGGGGATCGACGACGTGGCCGCCGTGCCGGGCCGGATCCTCGACCTGAAGGGGCGGGCGCACGTCCCCGGCGAACCGGAGTTCGGCGTGAGCGAGCACGTCGCCGGCGTGTTACTCGCCGCCAGGACGGCCGGAAACGACGCCCGGGCGGCGCTGAACGTCAGGTACGACCCGGAGACGATCGAACGACTCGAAGCGCAAGGGCTGACGACCGCACAGTTCGACGTCGAAAGCGAAACCGGGGCGGCGATCAGGGACGCGCTGGCCGAGACCCCCGACGCGGACGTGCTCTATCAGACCGGCGGGTTCGGCGTCGAGCCGGTCGTGTACGTCCTCGGCCCGGACGCGCCGACCGTCGCCGGAGTCGTCCGGGATCTCGTCTGA
- a CDS encoding class I SAM-dependent methyltransferase: MGSDDATRVADFYERLAEWYDPLATAPVVRGWRAMAADELALSPGDTVVEMGCGTGANLPYLRERVGREGRVVGVDLTPGMLEQTRRRIERAGWQNVSACRGDAARPPVSEADAVLGSFVVGLFDEPATVVDRWIDVLRPGGRIAILEATRSDRTVAAPLNLAFRLFLRFSSPGGWTRWRSPAAELDRKVTAAQEVVATRTVERRYRTAGCGLVSATSGRSE; encoded by the coding sequence ATGGGCAGCGACGACGCGACCCGTGTCGCCGACTTCTACGAGAGACTGGCCGAGTGGTACGATCCCCTCGCGACCGCGCCGGTGGTCCGTGGCTGGCGGGCGATGGCGGCGGACGAACTGGCGCTGTCGCCCGGCGATACCGTCGTCGAGATGGGGTGTGGGACGGGCGCGAACCTCCCGTACCTGCGCGAGCGCGTCGGCCGCGAGGGACGCGTCGTCGGAGTCGACCTCACGCCGGGGATGCTCGAGCAGACCAGACGTCGCATCGAGCGCGCCGGCTGGCAAAACGTCTCGGCCTGTCGCGGCGACGCGGCCCGGCCGCCGGTCTCGGAAGCCGACGCCGTGCTCGGGTCGTTCGTTGTCGGACTGTTCGACGAGCCCGCGACGGTCGTCGACCGATGGATCGATGTACTCCGACCGGGCGGTCGAATCGCGATCCTGGAAGCGACTCGAAGCGATCGTACGGTTGCCGCCCCGCTGAACCTCGCGTTCCGGCTGTTTCTGCGGTTCTCCTCGCCGGGCGGCTGGACGCGATGGCGCTCGCCGGCCGCGGAACTCGATCGAAAAGTCACCGCGGCACAGGAAGTCGTCGCAACGCGGACCGTCGAGCGGCGGTATCGAACCGCCGGATGCGGACTCGTTTCGGCCACGTCCGGCCGATCGGAGTGA